A stretch of the Lolium perenne isolate Kyuss_39 chromosome 3, Kyuss_2.0, whole genome shotgun sequence genome encodes the following:
- the LOC127341285 gene encoding uncharacterized protein, whose protein sequence is MAGAEAAADTSGPRFAPDDPTLPAPWKALMDGATLYYWNPETNVTQYDKPGAPALAPVPVPGAFAQQPGQVAQQQQQPQQTAHQQQLQQTAQQPPFQYQPQQAQQVPYQQQQQQPPQQEQMPNQQGPQQPLAPQYPNMHPQQPTPYQHGPYMQPHQQQQQQQYSYQVGQQPQMQQNPYNQGQQQPIPQAANQGQQPTMPPGGYNQGQQQPTMPPGAYNQGQRPPMPQGAYGHGLRPPMPQSAYNQGQQPQMPQHASYNQGQQLQGIRMPQSQPQQSPGFHQPVQAPQVLQAPQSQGLQMSPPQGQLQHGFPFTPQPQHGHVGAHISQLSHGQQSSEVKGDAGGLEGKQTGFSLPLSQQRGQVPLPNQQLPYSHQRPEAHSQLNIHGVGGPAFPAKHHLGGLSPRETNNASFSSSPAHIHQGGLDTNYRQQLPSSHVAPNHIAPSPGRPPVGFKRGNSEDQFEKHEPHSSGRFDGINAPHQQPKLAALPPSQNHLQDTRNGPPYPQPDNFSGYNMAPPHLVQNPLNNGPFPVGALTRPPPGTFPPPDFPSVASVDAYRQHHEVTAVGENVPPPFMTFEATGFPPEILREVHAAGFLNPTPIQAQTWPVALQNRDIVAIAKTGSGKTLGYLIPAFVHLSRCQNNPMLGPTVLVLAPTRELASQIQDEAIKFGRSSRVSCTCLYGGAPKGPQLRELERGADIVVATPGRLNDILEMRKISLHQISLLVLDEADRMLDMGFEPQIRKIVDEIPRSRQTLMYTATWPKEVTKIAGDLLRDPVQINIGSIDELVANKSITQYVEMVPPMDKQHRLEQILRAEERGSKIIIFCSTKKMCDQLARGIGRSFGAASIHGDKSQVERDQILNQFRTGRVPVLVATDVAARGLDIKDIRVVINYDFPTGIEDYVHRIGRTGRAGATGVAYTFFSEQDWKYAGDLVKVLEGTSQEVPPALQQMAARGAPGGPRNQAGGMSRWDGPGGGNRFESAAGGPGGYGGIREVPGAFGGRDGPGGFVDRGGPGGFVDLDGPGRFAGREGPDGFGGRDGPGGFGGRMGPGGFGGREGPGGFGGREGPGGFGGRDGPGGFGGREGPGPSGFSGRGGRGPDGFSRRGGGSPGRFGGSGGRGDSPGFGGRGRGDSSGFGGRGRGDFSGGRGGRGRGFGGRGRSDRGPHDRFISDGRGRYDDRRGFGDKGRGRSYSRSPDRGRSRGYDRRSDSRSLSSRSRSRSRSWSRSRSRSRSWSRSRSRSRSRSRSRDQGAGPERRPRARSGFDVPPPATEAGPVLAAPVPVPGPVADVAALKPGQSLADASDMSPMSPGGLVQVQEGGPFMGGGDANVSSAQADQPSQGKDLVVPPSFSAAENFPGAAVQQDAP, encoded by the exons ATGGCGGGAGCAGAGGCCGCAGCGGATACGTCGGGCCCGCGGTTCGCCCCCGACGACCCGACGCTGCCGGCGCCGTGGAAGGCGCTGATGGACGGCGCGACGCTCTACTACTGGAACCCCGAGACCAACGTGACTCAGTATGACAAGCCGGGCGCGCCTGCGCTGGCGCCTGTGCCGGTGCCGGGGGCTTTTGCGCAGCAGCCCGGGCAGGtggcgcagcagcagcagcagccccaACAGACGGCGCACCAGCAGCAGCTCCAACAGACAGCACAGCAGCCACCGTTTCAGTATCAACCTCAGCAAGCACAGCAGGTGCCctatcagcagcagcagcaacagccgcCGCAGCAAGAGCAGATGCCGAACCAGCAGGGGCCGCAGCAGCCACTAGCTCCTCAGTATCCAAACATGCATCCGCAGCAGCCGACACCGTACCAGCATGGTCCTTACATGCAGCCCCatcaacagcagcagcagcagcaatactCGTATCAGGTGGGCCAGCAGCCGCAAATGCAGCAAAATCCCTACAATCAAGGTCAGCAGCAGCCGATTCCGCAAGCTGCTAACCAAGGGCAGCAGCCAACGATGCCACCGGGTGGCTACAACCAAGGGCAGCAGCAGCCGACGATGCCGCCGGGCGCCTACAATCAAGGTCAGCGTCCACCGATGCCTCAAGGTGCCTACGGTCATGGTCTGCGGCCGCCCATGCCACAGTCTGCCTACAATCAGGGCCAGCAGCCACAGATGCCGCAGCATGCTTCTTACAATCAAGGCCAGCAGTTGCAGGGAATAAGGATGCCTCAAAGTCAGCCGCAACAATCACCAGGCTTCCATCAACCTGTCCAGGCGCCACAGGTGCTGCAAGCTCCACAGTCTCAAGGCCTTCAAATGTCCCCTCCACAGGGCCAACTCCAGCATGGCTTCCCATTCACCCCTCAGCCACAGCATGGCCATGTTGGTGCCCATATCAGCCAGTTGTCGCATGGGCAACAAAGTAGCGAGGTGAAGGGCGATGCAGGAGGTCTTGAAGGAAAGCAGACTGGCTTTTCGTTACCACTTAGTCAGCAGCGTGGCCAAGTTCCTCTTCCAAATCAGCAGTTGCCTTATAGTCATCAACGTCCTGAGGCCCATAGTCAACTGAATATTCATGGAGTTGGAGGGCCAGCATTTCCTGCAAAGCACCATCTTGGTGGGTTATCCCCACGCGAGACTAACAACGCTAGTTTTTCCAGCTCGCCTGCTCACATACATCAAGGTGGACTGGATACGAACTACCGGCAACAACTGCCTAGCAGCCATGTAGCTCCCAATCATATTGCTCCTTCACCAGGTCGACCTCCAGTGGGTTTCAAGAGGGGCAATAGTGAAGATCAGTTTGAAAAACACGAGCCTCACTCTTCTGGGAGGTTTGATGGAATAAATGCTCCCCATCAACAGCCAAAACTTGCCGCTCTTCCGCCTTCCCAAAATCACCTG CAGGATACGAGGAACGGCCCACCATATCCTCAGCCCGATAACTTTAGTGGTTATAACATGGCACCTCCACATTTAGTACAAAACCCACTTAACAATGGTCCGTTTCCTGTCGGAGCTTTAACGAGACCACCACCCGGAACATTTCCTCCTCCGGATTTCCCTAGTGTTGCTTCAGTTGATGCATATCGTCAGCACCATGAAGTCACGGCAGTG GGTGAGAATGTTCCTCCTCCGTTTATGACATTTGAGGCTACTGGATTCCCTCCAGAGATACTGAGAGAG GTCCACGCTGCTGGCTTCTTAAACCCCACTCCGATTCAGGCTCAAACATGGCCTGTTGCACTTCAAAACCGGGATATAGTAGCTATTGCCAAGACAGGATCAGGGAAGACACTGGGATACCTTATTCCTGCTTTTGTACATCTGAGTAGATGCCAAAACAATCCAATGTTGGGTCCTACAGTGTTGGTTTTGGCGCCTACACGTGAGCTTGCTTCACAGATACAAGATGAAGCAATTAAGTTTGGTCGATCATCTAGAGTATCATGCACT TGCCTGTATGGAGGAGCTCCAAAGGGCCCTCAGCTTAGAGAACTTGAGCGTGGAGCTGATATTGTGGTTGCTACACCGGGACGACTAAATGATATTCTGGAGATGAGGAAGATAAGCCTCCATCAGATTTCATTACTTGTGCTTGATGAAGCTGACCGCATGCTTGACATGGGTTTTGAGCCACAAATACGGAAGATTGTGGATGAGATTCCTCGTAGTAGACAGACTCTGATGTACACCGCCACTTGGCCAAAGGAGGTTACAAAAATAGCTGGTGATTTATTGAGAGATCCTGTCCAGATCAATATTGGAAGCATTGATGAACTTGTTGCCAACAAATCCATCACACAG TATGTGGAGATGGTTCCACCAATGGATAAGCAACACCGTTTAGAGCAGATTCTTAGAGCTGAAGAAAGGGGTTCAAAGATCATCATATTTTGCTCAACAAAGAAAATGTGTGACCAGCTTGCTCGTGGCATTGGTCGTAGTTTTGGCGCTGCAAGCATTCACGGTGATAAATCGCAGGTTGAAAGGGATCAGATTCTCAATCAGTTTCGGACTGGTCGTGTTCCAGTATTAGTAGCCACCGATGTTGCTGCTCGTGGACTTGACATCAAAGACATTAG GGTGGTGATCAATTATGACTTTCCAACTGGGATCGAAGACTATGTGCATCGCATAGGGCGCACAGGAAGGGCTGGGGCTACTGGAGTTGCATACACTTTCTTCTCTGAGCAAGATTGGAAATATGCTGGTGATTTGGTCAAAGTCTTGGAGGGTACTAGTCAGGAGGTACCTCCAGCGCTGCAACAGATGGCTGCACGGGGTGCACCCGGAGGTCCAAGAAACCAGGCTGGTGGCATGAGCCGTTGGGATGGTCCTGGTGGTGGTAATCGTTTTGAATCTGCCGCTGGCGGCCCTGGTGGTTACGGTGGAATTAGGGAGGTCCCTGGGGCCTTTGGTGGTCGGGATGGCCCAGGTGGATTTGTTGATCGGGGTGGCCCAGGTGGATTTGTTGATCTAGATGGCCCCGGACGCTTCGCTGGCCGGGAGGGCCCTGATGGCTTCGGTGGTCGGGATGGCCCTGGTGGCTTTGGTGGACGCATGGGTCCTGGTGGATTTGGGGGACGGGAGGGTCCTGGTGGATTTGGTGGACGGGAGGGTCCTGGTGGATTTGGTGGACGTGATGGTCCTGGAGGATTTGGTGGACGGGAGGGTCCTGGACCCAGTGGCTTCAGTGGGAGAGGGGGCCGTGGGCCTGATGGCTTTAGCAGGCGAGGTGGAGGAAGTCCTGGTAGATTTGGTGGTAGCGGTGGCAGGGGCGATTCTCCTGGTTTTGGTGGACGTGGTAGGGGTGATTCTTCTGGTTTTGGTGGACGAGGCCGGGGTGATTTCTCTGGTGGACGTGGTGGAAGAGGGCGTGGATTTGGAGGACGGGGGCGTTCTGACCGAGGCCCACATGATCGTTTCATCTCAGATGGACGTGGACGATATGATGATCGTCGAGGATTTGGTGACAAGGGTCGGGGCAGGAGCTACAGCCGTAGCCCAGATAGAGGCCGCTCGCGAGGCTATGATAGAAGAAGTGATAGCAGGAGCCTAAGTAGTAGGAGCAGAAGCCGTAGCAGAAGCTGGTCACGCAGCAGGAGCCGCAGCAGGAGTTGGTCACGTAGCCGGAGTCGCAGCAGGAGCAGGAGCCGGAGCCGTGATCAGGGTGCAGGGCCAGAACGCAGGCCACGGGCAAGATCTGGCTTTGATGTGCCGCCACCTGCAACTGAAGCAGGACCTGTTTTAGCTGCGCCTGTACCTGTACCTGGACCAGTAGCTGATGTTGCTGCACTCAAACCTGGACAATCGCTCGCCGATGCATCTGATATGTCACCTATGTCGCCTGGTGGCTTGGTCCAGGTCCAGGAGGGTGGACCATTCATGGGCGGGGGCGATGCCAACGTCAGCAGCGCGCAAGCTGACCAGCCTTCCCAAGGGAAAGATCTTGTAGTACCGCCAAGCTTTTCTGCAGCTGAAAATTTTCCAGGTGCTGCAGTTCAGCAGGATGCCCCATGA
- the LOC127341284 gene encoding DEAD-box ATP-dependent RNA helicase 18 has translation MASSSTSPATAAARKKRALTEQRFSELSPAISPEVVEALKRGGFRRCTPVQAATIPLLLSHKDVAVDAATGSGKTLAFVVPVVEMLRRLPSPPKPHQVLGIIISPTRELSSQIYNVAQPFFATLKGVSSILLVGGLDIKAELKKVEEEGANILVGTPGKLFDIMERLDSLEYKNLEILILDEADRLLDMGFQKQVTSIISKLPKLRRTGLFSATQTEAVEELAKAGLRNPVRVQVKTEAKDAAQQDLGPSKTPLGLRLEYMICEPSKKSSQLVDFLVHNNGKKIMVYFATCACVDYWSVVLPMLNLLKGSPVIPYHGKMKQGPREKALASFSALSSGILVCTDVAARGLDIPHVDLIVQYDPPQDPNVFIHRAGRTARYDQEGDAIVFLLPTEDSYVEFLKLRGVPLMERECSSDIVDIVPQIRAAASEDRNIMEKGLRAFVSFVRSYKEHHCSYIFNWKGLEVGKLAMEYGLLQIPSMPEVKHNNLSLKGFMPVSNVNFSQIKFKDKTREKQRQKVLKRKAEELAQEPPEPERRVREKPLKPKRKQTGKQRQTIQTKEDMDELTHEYRLLKKLKKGVIDEDEYEKLTGFGDSDGGGSSDGEDKGKERRRKVQKKLKQRGGKTRGGSARKFDGKSSKLKSRRK, from the exons atggcctcctcctccacctcgccgGCGACGGCGGCCGCCAGGAAAAAGCGCGCGCTGACGGAGCAGCGGTTCTCGGAGCTGTCCCCGGCCATTTCCCCGGAGGTGGTGGAGGCCCTGAAGCGCGGCGGCTTCCGGCGGTGCACGCCCGTGCAGGCGGCGACCATCCCGCTGCTGCTGTCGCACAAGGACGTGGCCGTCGACGCCGCCACCGGCTCCGGCAAGACCCTCGCCTtcgtcgtccccgtcgtcgagATGCTCCGCCGCCTCCCCTCGCCTCCCAAGCCCCACCAG GTTCTGGGCATCATCATCTCCCCGACGAGGGAACTGTCGTCGCAGATATACAACGTGGCGCAGCCCTTCTTCGCGACGCTCAAGGGCGTGTCGTCCATCCTCCTGGTCGGCGGGCTGGACATCAAGGCGGAGCTCAagaaggtggaggaggagggcgcCAACATACTGGTCGGCACACCCGGGAAGCTCTTCGACATAATGGAGCGCCTGGACTCCCTGGAGTATAAGAATCTCGAG ATACTGATCCTGGATGAGGCGGATAGGCTCTTGGACATGGGCTTCCAGAAGCAGGTCACCTCGATTATTTCAAAGTTACCGAAGCTGAGGAGAACCGGGCTGTTCTCCGCTACACAGACTGAGGCTGTCGAGGAGCTGGCAAAAGCAGGGTTGAGGAATCCCGTGAGGGTCCAGGTTAAGACGGAGGCCAAGGATGCTGCTCAGCAAGATCTTGGTCCCTCCAAGACGCCGCTGGGGCTCCGGTTGGAG TACATGATATGTGAACCATCAAAGAAATCATCACAACTTGTTGATTTCCTTGTGCACAACAACGGAAAGAAAATCATGGT CTATTTTGCAACATGTGCCTGTGTAGATTACTGGTCTGTTGTTCTTCCAATGCTCAACTTACTTAAAGGTTCTCCAGTAATACCTTACCATGGAAAGATGAAACAG GGCCCTCGTGAGAAAGCTCTGGCGTCATTTTCTGCTCTTTCAAGTGGTATTTTAGTCTGCACTGATGTTGCAGCAAGGGGTCTTGACATACCACATGTTGATCTAATTGTGCAG TACGATCCACCTCAAGATCCCAATGTTTTCATACATAGAGCAGGTCGCACTGCCCGCTATGATCAAGAAGGAGATGCTATTGTATTTCTCTTGCCGACG GAGGATTCTTATGTTGAATTCTTAAAGCTTCGAGGTGTACCTCTCATGGAAAGGGAGTGTTCCAGTGATATTGTAGATATTGTGCCACAG ATCAGAGCAGCTGCATCAGAAGATCGTAATATCATGGAAAAGGGGCTTCGAGCTTTTGTATCATTTGTTCGTTCATACAAGGAGCATCACTGCTCGTACATTTTCAATTGGAAAGGACTTGAAGTAGGAAAGCTGGCCATGGAGTATGGCTTACTTCAGATCCCATCCATGCCAGAAGTGAAGCACAATAATCTTTCACTGAAGGGATTTATGCCTGTCAGCAACGTCAACTTTTCACAAATCAAGTTCAA GGACAAAACTCGAGAGAAGCAACGCCAGAAGGTACTGAAAAGAAAAGCGGAAGAGCTAGCTCAAGAGCCACCTGAGCCAGAAAGGAGAGTTCGGGAGAAGCCTCTTAAACCAAAGCGCAAGCAGACGGGCAAGCAGCGACAGACGATCCAGACCAAGGAGGACATGGATGAGCTGACGCACGAGTACCGGCTCCTGAAGAAGCTGAAGAAGGGTGTGATCGATGAGGATGAGTACGAGAAGCTTACCGGGTTCGGAGACTCGGACGGCGGAGGTTCTTCTGATGGGGAGGACAAAGGGAAGGAGAGGCGCAGAAAGGTTCAGAAGAAACTCAAGCAGAGAGGAGGGAAGACGAGAGGAGGGTCTGCCAGGAAATTTGATGGAAAGAGTAGTAAGCTGAAGAGCAGGAGAAAATGA
- the LOC127341283 gene encoding probable protein phosphatase 2C 1 produces the protein MAASTASRLWLPRPTASSPSPRPPPRLARFSPLRAAKLESVLSIGTHVIPHPRKVETGGEDAFFVGDDGGGVFAIADGVSGWAEKNVNPALFSRELMANSSTFLKDEEVSHDPQILLMKAHAATSSTGSATAIIAMLEKTGTLKIASVGDCGLKVIRKGQVMFSTCPQEHYFDCPYQLSSEAIGQTYKDALVCTVHLMEGDIIVSGSDGFFDNIFDQEILAVISESPGIDESAKALAELARKHSVDVRFDSPYSMEARSRGFDVPWWKKLLGAKLTGGKMDDITVIVAQVNIVVIPDDEGAIVEREKGAEKVTVAATATASAEQKG, from the exons ATGGCGGCCTCCACTGCCTCCCGACTCTGGCTCCCGCGTCCCACCGCATCTTCCCCCAGTCCTCGCCCTCCGCCTCGACTGGCGCGATTCTCTCCTCTCCGCGCTGCCAA GCTGGAATCTGTGTTATCTATTGGAACTCATGTAATCCCACACCCAAGAAAG GTTGAGACTGGAGGTGAAGATGCTTTCTTTGTGGGTGATGATGGTGGTGGAGTATTTGCCATTGCAGATGGTGTTTCAGG ATGGGCAGAAAAGAATGTCAATCCAGCTCTGTTTTCTCGAGAGCTTATGGCAAACAGCTCTACTTTTCTCAAGGACGAGGAG GTCAGTCATGATCCTCAGATTCTTCTAATGAAGGCTCATGCTGCAACTTCTTCCACTGGATCTGCCACAGC AATCATCGCAATGCTAGAGAAGACTGGGACTCTGAAAATTGCAAGTGTGGGAGATTGTGGCTTGAAAGTTATTCGAAAAG GACAAGTGATGTTCTCTACATGCCCTCAAGAACATTACTTTGATTGTCCATACCAGTTAAGCTCCGAGGCAATTGGTCAAACATATAAGGATGCACTG GTTTGCACTGTACATCTTATGGAGGGTGATATCATAGTTAGTGGCTCAGATGGATTTTTTGACAACATCTTTGATCAAGAGATTCTTGCTGTCATTTCTGAGTCTCCAGGGATAGATGAATCTG CGAAAGCTTTGGCGGAGCTTGCGAGAAAACATTCAGTGGATGTAAGATTTGATTCACCCTATTCGATGGAGGCACGGAGTAGG GGTTTTGATGTTCCTTGGTGGAAGAAGCTACTTGGAGCCAAGTTAACAG GTGGTAAGATGGATGACATTACGGTCATTGTCGCTCAAGTGAATATAGTGGTGATCCCAGATGATGAG GGTGCCATAGTTGAACGGGAGAAAGGAGCTGAAAAGGTCACTGTCGCTGCAACTGCAACTGCATCAGCTGAACAGAAGGGATGA